The Mastacembelus armatus chromosome 9, fMasArm1.2, whole genome shotgun sequence genome contains a region encoding:
- the LOC113138602 gene encoding GTPase IMAP family member 8-like, with translation MLASLSLLVRLPDADSPTVRAASGPAGIYVSVLTADMQTPVPSSCRHVGPPDPDVTNTCSFCDPEGIHAFILVLPVGPLTDEDKGELKTIQNTFSSRVNDFTMILFTVESDPTAPAVVNFVRENRDIQELCQSCGGRSVVLNIRDKQQVSELLDTVDTMRLNKDKPGCYTVGTFMQAQTDKVIQQEKYINKLQSKEEKQSPDCLRIILIGKTGTGKSSSGNTILGRKEFKTELSKKSVTRYCQKVKSDVNGRPVVVVCCV, from the exons ATGTTGGCGTCTCTCAGCCTCCTCGTGCGTCTTCCAGATGCAGACAGTCCGACAGTGAGAGCGGCATCTGGACCTGCAGGTATTTATGTGTCGGTCCTGACGGCAGACATGCAGACGCCTGTCCCCTCCAGCTGCAGGCATGTGGGGCCTCCTGACCCAGATGTGACGAACAC CTGCTCCTTCTGTGATCCTGAGGGCATCCATGCCTTCATCCTGGTCCTACCTGTGGGTCCCCTCACTGATGAAGACAAGGGAGAGTTAAAGACCATCCAGAACACGTTCAGCTCTCGAGTCAATGACTTCACCATGATCCTGTTCACTGTGGAGTCAGATCCTACAGCTCCAGCTGTTGTTAACTTtgtcagagagaacagagacatcCAGGAGCTCTGTCAGAGCTGTGGAGGAAGATCTGTTGTTCTCAACATCAGGGACAAGCAGCAGGTCTCTGAGCTGTTGGACACTGTGGACACAATGAGACTGAACAAGGACAAACCAGGCTGCTATACAGTGGGAACATTCATGCAGGCCCAAACTGATAAAGTCATACAGCAGGAGAAATATATCAACAAGCTGCAGAGTaaagaagagaagcagagtccagactgtctCAGGATTATTCTGATAGGGAAGACTGGAACTGGAAAAAGCTCTTCAGGAAACACTATTCTAGGAAGGAAGGagtttaaaactgaattaagTAAAAAATCAGTCACCAGATACTGTCAGAAAGTAAAGAGTGACGTGAACGGTCGTCCTGTGGTTGTGGTTTGTTGTGTCTGA